From the Melanotaenia boesemani isolate fMelBoe1 chromosome 9, fMelBoe1.pri, whole genome shotgun sequence genome, the window ataaattaATTAGGGTTAACACAAGAAGAAACACTTTGTAGGAACCACATGCTCCTCAGTGCTTCACAGCTGCTGGTTGTATGAAACACTTTCAAACAAATTGTACAAAATAATGCACAGCGGTCAAGGTATAAGCACAGCTGGTATCCCTGTGATGTTTCTTTGTgtctaataaaaaatacacaaaatactgTGAATGCCAGTTTAAGTTgcaacagctctggtcaaagtgttaaatgacattaggttgaataccgattctggtcaagtatcagtcctggttctgttggatctcagtgctgcgtttgatactgtagatcacagaatcctgttgcacaggctggaaaactgggttggactttctggagcggtccttaactggttcaggtcctatttagaaggccggagatattttgttacgatcagcagctttgaatctgagcgagtggccatgacttgtggagtcccccaggggtcagtccttggacctcttctgttcaacttgtatatgttccctctgggtcaaatattacagaactatagcattaattatcaaagttatgctgatgatacacaactttatgtgtctctgtcaccagatgactgtagtccaatagacttattgtgtcagtgtctggagcaaataaacacctggatgaaggagaattttctacaattaaatgaagacaaaactgagattattctgtttggtagcaaagagaagagggtcagcattggcaaacacctggagactccggctcttaaaatcaccaaccaagttcgtaagtattgatagactcagacctgactttcagcagccacatcaaagctgtcactaagacagctttttaccagctcagaaacatcaacagaattaaaagtttagtctcccagaaaaaccaagagaaactcatccatgcattcatttccagtagactggattactgtaatggtcttttaacaggacttcctaaaaagagcattaaacatctgcagctcatccaaaaagctgctgctagagttttaaccaggactaagagatctgaacacatcacacccattttgaaatctttacactggcttccagtcagtcacagaatagattttaaaacccttctgatcatttacaaatcccagaacagtttaggcccagaatacatctgtgatatgttcagagaatataaacctagcagagctcttagagccaaagactctggtcaactagtccaaaccagagtccagactaaacatggagaagcagcatttagctgcaaacaagtggaacaaactaccagtggagattaaactttcaccaaatgtagaaattttaaatccaggttaaaaacatttcttttctcatgcacctatgcatgaaatctgcatggtaacttttttttaacttatcttgctcttaatcattttaatgtaatttattattttattgtgattatgtgttgatgccttttactatttctaaatatctgtaatgtctttgttttatgtaaagcacattcaattgtcctgtacattaaatgtgctatacaaataaactgccttgccttgccttgcattAAATCCACATTTGTGGTAAAGGAATCAACATAATGTACCTTTTGAAAAGAGTTTGGAAATCATGCAGAGATATCACATCAAGACAAACTAATTACTGATCAGTGGCTCTTTACTACAACAAAAACTACTATAAGCTTATAAATTTCACTTTAGAGAAAAACTGTTCCTTTCCTTCTCAGGTATATTACTGCAGGTTGATCGTCTTTTGTGCACCCtcctttattattatctttAGTTTTGATCATGTTTCTTAATCAAAACCAGCACATACTTTAATTTAATGTGCACCCAGCTGCCAGTGTGCTATTTTTAACATCAAACAGCGAAGTCTGCATAATGTGACTCAGAGAACAGGGACATTAGCCCAGATctgtcacataaaaaaaaaaaaacaacagaaggaAAACTCATTCCAACATCCACAGGGAAATTTAAGGACCTGTCCTGACATCAGagaatttctttaaaacaacaaattatcAGGAGACAGAAATGCCAAAATATAGCATGTGGAATTtcaaacagactgaaatatgTACTCAactttaggttaaaaaaaaagtcccaaagTTAAGGCTTAGAGAAAAACAGTTTCTGACTCAACACAGCACTGACTGGAAGACAAATAGCAACCAAACAGCACCTGTGGGCTGTTTAATGAACCCAGGAGGGAATAGAAAGGTAGAAAGTGATTTCCTGTGAGACACAGCAATGCAGGTCATCAGACAAAAAGCCTTCATGAGAAAATCTCTATGTGCCGTCTTCCCACTGTAATTTCCTGCGACGGCCACATTGGCCAACGGCTCTAATGAGAAATTCTGTTTACCAAGACAGTTTGTGACCATTTGGAGCAGCTGGGATATTTTTCCTTCACTTTCATGCTGCCAATTAGAAATGAGGCTGCAGCTCACACGTCTGTCCACAGAGACATAGTTAGTGAcaatctgaacacacacacaggtgttaTTTGCAAGTAAAATAGGACAAAATCTAGTCTGTTGCTCAAATGCTTGTCTGAAACTAATATGCTGCTATGGTTCAGCAGTCTCGCATTGTCCTTAAACCACCATCAAATACTTtagaacaaaaaaagacaaacagggAATTCAAAGATTATTCTCGATTTTGTTAAAAACCAGCGACATCTTATGGTATATGCAGATTTTACACACTGTAGACTGAATGTGTACAAGTCTTAAGAATATCTTAATCTTTTCTGTTTAGTAGCTGGAGTGCAACAACTAACGTCATGGATGATATTTTCCTGTAAACTATTcttgttaaagaaaacaatttgCCTGGTTACCTCTGAAACACAACTGTATCCACACATCACACCAAAGTCtttacaaaaatatgtttttcttgtatgGAATTGTTATCCAACAGGCTCCTGAGTGCTCAAGATGTGAACTAGATTAGGAgaatcatttaaatgttcaaCAAAAAGGATACTGGGAATTTCCAGGAAATAGAATTGAACACTGCCTTTTGATCCAACATATAGGCATCAAGAGTAAGCTTGaagctttttcttaaaaaaaaaaaaaaaaaaaagaaagaaaaaaaagctacatgTTGGCATAACCAGAGAGAGAAATGACTTATGAAACTGAGCTGACATTTTTCTGGGAATTTACAGAAATCTGAAGACACCAAATTTGACCGACAAGCAGGTTATCAAAAAATTTGGGAATTGACTGGATGCAAGTGAGAACAACCTTTTGGTTTTCATCTTGCAGGCAAAGAACAAAGGATAGTCCCAAATATCAGAcatttaatacaaaaacaacTGAGATTATCTTTCCCTGGAAAagtataaaaaattaataataaaagattgaCTGGAAAAAtatgcatcttttcttttcatctgaaTTTCAAATATACaaagtaataaattaaaaatcatgtggaaacatcagctgatcatatttatatttaagtaCAAACATGTTGCTCTTCAAGTAAAATCAATCAGCTAGTTAATTCCTGTAGAAATTAATGGAATAATAGTTTGTTACTAGTCATCTGTGGCTGCTCTGGTTGGCGTCTCTGGTTCACATGAGGCGGTTCTTGTGAACTCATGACAATGTCTATGGATATGGGAAATGAAAAGCGATCCATCATCTGTGCAATCTTGTCCTGAGGAACACTGTGCTTGTTCCGCCTGGAGGAAAAATAGTACAGTGTGGTCATGCATGGCTGGaaggttttaaaatatgttcctttttgcattaaaatataaaaattgatATACTTCTCCAACTCATAAGGATCAAATTTCCAGCGTGTGTCTGGTTCACAAAAGTCCACTTTGTATCCTCTCTCCAAGGcctgttaaataaattttaaacttttttaagtAGTTACAACAGAACCTTGAAAGATTATAAATAAGATATAGATGtataaaaagaagataaaaacaattGATATTCAACACCGACACCCACCATTCTGACGTATGGCTTCATTTCCCAAGCTTGAAGGTTTGTGTTATCAATGATAACCGGTGAGCGTCCGTCATGCAGGGCATCTTTAGCTGACAGACATTTGTACACACAGAAAAGTTAAGCCACAATCGTTCTTTTTATTGTTAACAAAACATCTCAAAACACCTTTAaagtaaagacagcacagacaaAGACTGCTGAAACAAAAAAGCTGGCTTTCTAGCGCTGCACCAATGCCACATTTTTTCAAAACGAGTACAAGAAATTACATTTGAATACTTGCTGATATGGAGTACTGATATTAGTACTATGAAATCCCATTACAGctcactggtaaggagtgtggacaaaaatgtcATATGGCACAAATGAGCGGTTAATCATGTGATATATCAGATGGGTCATCCCGGGccatcttttaaatgtaaagctggaaaactgtcagaatctttgttcttatgttttttggtggatttggttcactgCCATGACAAGGCACCAAAATGAGCTTTTCTCACCAAAAGGATGTCAGATTCATCCTGAGTAACTacaagcactcagagagcgcagacttCTGCAaagttattgtaattttttttttttttttttgccaataatTGTGGGTATTATTTTtcagttagaagctctaatagcaaaattatccctatttccccatagtaaagaatcccttaaaaaattctttttccaggcagtgatccggatcacccccaaaatttAATTGTTCGTTATTCCATTTGTCACATTtcccaaaaaaatgtaatctataaccataactttttgagatatgttgctaacagacaaaccaacatcGCCAAATACGGCATCTGCCTTAATGAAGgtaatatgtttgtgtgttaaaaaaTGTACCTGTCGATCCCAGAGAATATTCTCTTTGCATTAAGCgttcattttgacagccctagtttttCACATTGGTGTCGAGTTCAGTAATAATGGAGCACTTATGAATTTCGAGTGTGACTACATGCACATAGTTTTGGACAAATACCTGATACTGGAATCGGTGTTGGTGCATCCCTATTTTTTCATTAAGTATGACTGGAGCAGTAAGAGCATGACAAAGAAAATACCTCTGCTCTGGTTCCATTCATGTGCTGCTCCAAGAAGTCCTGGGTCATAGCGGTAGCCATCTTTGTAAGCAAAATAATCATCTGTGCTCAAAATTACCCCACTAGGACCAGTGGAGAGCAGCTCCCTGTGAATGTTTATACAGTTAAAGGTATAGATGAACATATgtttaaatggacaaaaagcacatttatttcaaGATTAAGCAAAGCTGTACCTGGCCAGTGTTGTTTTCCCAGATCCTGGTAATCCTCTCATCAAAATCAGCACTGAAGCTGAGTGATATGTGTGAGTACCATCACGGGGTTTGTGGTGATGCTGTTGCTCCCATGATTCATTTTCTGAATCAAATTTTTGTGGCCTGTCATAATCTTCATCATTCCAAGACCAATCTTCTCTTCTGTCTCTAGACCACCCAACAACTGCATTATCTGAGTTTGTGTCATAGTTGCAACTATGGTCACCCCTACCAAAGTGTTGTGGAAAATTTCCATAAAAGCCCTGAGAAGGGTGACTGCATGGATTTGGGGATGGGAAGcaaaaaaatgcaggaaaattaGATTCATTATGATACTGGTTTGCCATTCCTGAACTGTTCATGGGAAGATTTATATGTTGAGGCAGATGCTGTGGATTTGGGAATGCAGACTGGTGTGATTGGGTAGGGAATGGTGGTCTGTGAAATCTTGGCTGTGTTGGTCTGTTCTGTGGGTGAGGATAATGCCCCTGGCTTTGGTTAGAAACAGATCTGTCACAGTTTatctctggtgtgtttctgtttagGTGGTATGGTTCATTGTGATACCAGTGAGTCCAGGACTTATGTGTTTGTCTGCTATTTTTCTGGTAACCATCTGTTTCTTCAGTATTGTCTCTGGTAACCATGTTCTCTGCAGGCACAATCTGTTTTCTGGTAGATGTTTCAGAAGGTTTGAGTGGCTGAACATCGTGTTTCCCTGGGTTATTATTAGCTCCATCAAGTGTGTCGATCTTCTCAATCTCTTTGTAAAACTCACTTAAAGAATCCTTGAAATCAGGCTTTGCTTTTGGCACCTCTGGAGGAAATGCGGGACCAATGAAAGCTGTGCTGGTGAATCCCACCTCCTTTAACACTCGGTCCCTCACACATGGTTCTGGACTGCTGCGGTCATTGTTCAAATACTTTGGACTTTTATCAGAACTGTCATCTCCACGCTTTTCTGAATTTTCATCCACGCAAGACTTTTCAATGTCTTTAGAGCTCGTGACGGATAATTCAGGACGAGACATCTGTATGACAACAAAAtaccacaacaaaaacaacaaaaagtattTCAGTTACAAGTTTCTGTTAGCTGCAATTTCGGCGAACCATCTAAATACATATTAATGTCTATATTCATACTTAAAAACGAGCTAAAATCGAAACCAAAGTCAAGAGTAATTCCTTAGCTTAGCCGTGACTTACATTTAAAACACTCATATTAACTGGTTCGAAGTAATTGCAAATAATAAATGTACTCGGGAAACTTACTGTTCGTACACATTAAGTGTGGGAAAATAAGAGGGAAAAATAAGCAAAACAGGCGCAAAAATTCATTTTATCAGTTGCCTTGTTTACGGAAATGACGTAGTTCTTCTTCGTTCCTCTATGAGTAGACAGTGGTCCCCACAGCGCCCCTAGCAGGCTGAGGGGTGACAGTAAAATACACAGATTCCTCAAAGATTTTTAACCAGAACACGCTAGAAGAGCCAATATCTAGACGTGATCCGGTACAATAAGGTTATACAaatatagtcttttttttttttaatcttttgtaatTCTAATTTTGACTGGATCTGACTAATCTGACTGGATAAGGGCTTGTTTACTGAATGGGTAATATATTTTGATGTAAACTGATAAATTAAAGAGACAAAGCAGGGATCATCTACAGCACCTCAGAGCTTACCGCTTCCCTTAAAAGACTTTATGCTGAAATTAAGTGTGTCATTATTACCTGCAAATACAACACACCCTTAACATTATAACTGCAGAAAAGATATGACACATTCCTGAGTCTGAGTAAAACTAGCATAATTTTAACAATAACTTACTTTTCAACTTTCAAAGTAGCCTAAtagaatttctaaaaatatttatctcAAATATACCTAATTTGTTTATTCAATTTTCTACATCTCTTACATTTTAAGGTGCACAGTTGAAAAATTCACTTTTAAATATTAACTTATTGTGAATTTTACTGTCCACATAGGCCATCTGATTAGAAGAAGACTGCTTCAGCAGCCTGTTTTTCAGTCACTTCTTATCTCTCATGTAAAAGTAGTACTGTCTACTCTTTCCAAAAAAAGGAAACCTTtcaaaaatgtatataaatacaATGAATAGTTTAAAATATTGAATGAGAGAAAATTATCTTACAAACTTTATAGACAAGTCAACTAAAGAGAACTGTGGACATGACATGATGTTAATGTGCAAAGCAGTTTAATCACTTTAATGAGTGCAGTGAcatgacaaaaatgaaaacaactatAGAATGTATTTTTCAATGATCTTTCAGTATTCTTGTTCACTTATTTATACagttttatacagtttttaaagGTAGGTCTTGTTGCCAAAACCTATTTCAAATCACCACCATGCAGTGCTTGAGTATCAATCATGGCCAGTTCCTCATCATTCACCCATTCATCCTCTACTAGTGAGTCAGTGGGCTTTTTAATAGGAGTCGGTGCATTTTTTAAAGTGCTAGGTGTCCCAGACCTTCGAGGGGGATTGAATGTCTTGTTTACAGTTGGAGAAGCCAGTGAGCCCAGAAGAGAGAGGGGTGGTGGAGATGGGATACGAGAAAGATAATCCAGAGCTCTTCTCCTTTTCAAGTTTACAGGGTCTTTTTTGGTTGAAGATGTTCCTGCAGGAGGGTTCCTGTTGACAGGTGTGAAGGATCCAAGGTTTCTGATTGGTTTCTGATGTGTCACCTGAACAAAAGACATAAGCCATTAATCAGAACTAAGTGGTCATAACCAATGCAAACTGATGATACAGAAGATAAAACTCACACTTGTCTTTGAGTCTTGTCTTCTGTCTGTTGTAGAAGTTGGGGTTTGTGGTAGCAGAGCCAGAGAGATTGAGCTCAGACCATCAGATCTGACCAAATGTGAGAGCTTGTCCTCAGCTTTTAGAAAGAAGTTCTCttgacactgaaaacacaacacaaactatAATGTGgtgacatttaaacatttaaagttttactggatttcaaaataaatgacTATGATGGATGAGGTTAAGGTTTAACCCAAACCAACATTAATTCCAGGTTGAGCTCATATGACACATTACACACCTTAACGCTAATATCCAACCACATTAAAATCCACGACTGTGTGATTTTGCATCTGTGCAAATAGTAGACTATTTCAAGTAcggaattaaaacaaaacttacagtTAACTCAAAGCCCTTTTAATACATACACTTGTGTCTCTTCATCTGAAGGTAACTAAATACATCAGAATAATGTATGAATGAGTATCCTGACACATTTCTGTGAAATGTCTGAACAAAGGGGTCTGACCTGGTAATACATATTATcgttaacataaaataattgtCAACTGTGTATAGTTTCAAAGACAAACAGCTTGAAAATGGTTGGTCCTATTTTGCCACATGAATAATCCACTTTTCAGATAAATAAAAGTCCCCTACAaacctttaaaatataaataacatatgaatctcctcctccatcattaCCTCTAGCACCTTTGCATTTAATCAGCACTTGAAGTTAGTAAGTAGGAAAATGTGTGAATGTTTTCTTCTACATGTTGACTGTGGCTGCAGGTTCtttccacacacaaaaacagcacaGAGGTAATGGTGGGGTTAGCGATCCCACAGCATCTGGAGTTGAAAACAAGTACGCTCACTAATGAAAGTACATAAAAGCCCCTGGAAGTAAGCTGGCAACAAGATTCCTTCCCTTCATCACACCACTCGCTCaatcagctttaaaatgttgaaaagttATCTTTTCTGTTGCTGGTATGCTCAACACACCAGAGGATACTTCTTCAGCTACTATGTGTTGTGATGGCAAGATGAAATATAAGCAAACTGACGCTATGAGGAGTTTGGCCTCATACCTTCTTGCAGAACATTAATGAATGCCAATGTTTTAACATTCTGATCCACACTGGTTACAGCTGTTAAACacagctttaaaaaatgaaagataaacACATGACACGGACAAAAGTGAGTAGCTAACAGTTTTTGAAATTTGTTAGCCGTTTTGACACTACCTGAACCAGGTTTTTGAGGTGGCTGAAGGATTCCTGTAGATGGACTTCTTTGGGGTTTGTAGAGAAGACAGTAAGATCTCCAGCATACACAACAGGAGTGGGATGTATGGACTGGCCTCTGAGCTGCAGGTTGCTCAGAGCCAACAGGACACAAGGTTTTACCACGTCCTCCAGGCCAGCCTGAGACAAGCTGCTGAAGCAGCGTACTTTCACAAAGTTCAGTTTCTCATCAGCCAAATAAAATGCAGGAGAAGAGCCTGTGTCCAAAAGCACAAATTATCATTCAGTAAAGAGAATACAAGAAAACTATGGAGAATAATTTGAAATTCACTAACCCTGTCCATCTATGACACTGATCACATATC encodes:
- the n4bp2l2 gene encoding NEDD4-binding protein 2-like 2, encoding MSRPELSVTSSKDIEKSCVDENSEKRGDDSSDKSPKYLNNDRSSPEPCVRDRVLKEVGFTSTAFIGPAFPPEVPKAKPDFKDSLSEFYKEIEKIDTLDGANNNPGKHDVQPLKPSETSTRKQIVPAENMVTRDNTEETDGYQKNSRQTHKSWTHWYHNEPYHLNRNTPEINCDRSVSNQSQGHYPHPQNRPTQPRFHRPPFPTQSHQSAFPNPQHLPQHINLPMNSSGMANQYHNESNFPAFFCFPSPNPCSHPSQGFYGNFPQHFGRGDHSCNYDTNSDNAVVGWSRDRREDWSWNDEDYDRPQKFDSENESWEQQHHHKPRDGTHTYHSASVLILMRGLPGSGKTTLARELLSTGPSGVILSTDDYFAYKDGYRYDPGLLGAAHEWNQSRAKDALHDGRSPVIIDNTNLQAWEMKPYVRMALERGYKVDFCEPDTRWKFDPYELEKRNKHSVPQDKIAQMMDRFSFPISIDIVMSSQEPPHVNQRRQPEQPQMTSNKLLFH